A section of the Lineus longissimus chromosome 1, tnLinLong1.2, whole genome shotgun sequence genome encodes:
- the LOC135497060 gene encoding uncharacterized protein LOC135497060 has translation MLSGIIVRPKILHQKLWRFELDWDTPINPGSDLYTELKLIERDLQDVVNIKIYRCLIPEKYRGQPLPNVSLHGLSDASEDAMGMGVWLRFEHPETLEGELSFVCSCARLTPLKQCSIPRKELQALLSLCCLTITVRDALRINTQSTKLWTDSVTLLAWLRGQSKSFRFYVACRVGEITSDFNPFTDIVHMPTDENVIDLVSRGVNAENMQKVIDGPVYLCQPPSHWPTTPQNIKLDSDDDELKRFHVRNAKVLAVKITRGFPKEPIMNPTDFSSWTHLAMVTARTLSLKDLPKKQRLKQLLTTIAKFPSLQRIRDAEIYWIRYAQRDLDFDDHNIRKLNPIFDEKEQVYRVGCRIDKAPVSYDMRHPYLLPRKSHISLIIAREKHRHALHGGQLRTVTEIRTWYWIVGDMKLARRIIKDCKIYIKNNAEAVQTLMADLPFCRVRPFTPAFYTTLTSEIVWFFHSSEVVFARDYSNSAIRWESSRRSKFVFIC, from the coding sequence ATGCTATCGGGAATCATTGTCAGGCCAAAGATCCTACATCAGAAGCTTTGGAGATTTGAGCTTGATTGGGACACGCCAATCAATCCAGGAAGTGACTTGTATACTGAACTCAAGTTAATTGAACGCGATTTGCAGGATGTTGTCAATATCAAAATTTATCGTTGCCTGATTCCCGAGAAATACCGTGGACAGCCACTCCCTAATGTCTCACTTCATGGACTTAGCGACGCTTCTGAGGATGCTATGGGAATGGGAGTGTGGCTGAGATTTGAACACCCAGAAACGCTGGAAGGTGAACTGTCATTTGTTTGCTCCTGTGCAAGGTTAACCCCTCTAAAACAGTGCAGCATTCCAAGGAAAGAACTACAAGCATTGTTGTCGCTCTGCTGCTTGACAATCACAGTGCGCGATGCGCTTCGAATAAACACTCAATCAACCAAGTTGTGGACTGATAGCGTTACTTTACTCGCTTGGCTACGAGGTCAATCAAAGTCGTTCCGATTCTATGTTGCGTGTCGAGTTGGAGAGATTACGTCTGACTTTAACCCCTTCACGGACATAGTCCATATGCCGACGGATGAAAATGTGATTGATCTTGTGTCGCGCGGGGTTAATGCTGAGAACATGCAAAAAGTTATCGATGGTCCAGTCTACCTCTGCCAACCACCTTCGCATTGGCCTACTACACCGCAGAACATCAAGTtggattctgatgatgatgaactcaAAAGGTTTCATGTTAGGAATGCCAAAGTACTTGCTGTCAAAATTACCAGAGGATTTCCAAAAGAACCCATCATGAATCCCACCGACTTTTCTAGTTGGACACATCTCGCAATGGTGACCGCACGAACCTTGTCTTTGAAAGACCTGCCAAAAAAGCAGAGACTGAAGCAGTTACTGACCACAATCGCAAAATTTCCGTCGCTCCAAAGGATCAGGGACGCCGAGATATACTGGATCCGATATGCTCAGCGAGATCTAGACTTTGATGATCACAATATCCGGAAACTGAATCCAATCTTCGATGAGAAAGAGCAGGTGTACCGCGTTGGTTGCCGCATTGATAAAGCTCCAGTCTCTTACGACATGCGCCATCCATACTTGTTACCGAGGAAAAGTCACATTTCTCTCATCATAGCCCGCGAGAAGCATCGTCATGCTCTTCATGGTGGACAATTGCGTACTGTCACTGAAATCCGTACATGGTACTGGATTGTAGGTGACATGAAGCTCGCCCGTCGCATTATCAAAGACTGTAAAATATACATCAAGAACAATGCTGAAGCAGTTCAAACGTTGATGGCTGATCTGCCATTCTGCAGGGTCCGACCGTTTACCCCTGCCTTCTACACGACACTGACCTCTGAAATTGTGTGGTTCTTTCACTCCAGTGAAGTAGTATTTGCTAGAGATTACAGTAATAGTGCCATTAGGTGGGAAAGTTCCAGGAGGTCTAAATTTGTGTTTATTTGTTGA
- the LOC135497063 gene encoding uncharacterized protein LOC135497063, giving the protein MNFTLITPSSELEEFLGIASSPLVPKYCRCAAEREDKHATEFMKDSLSQLNDGTYKVSLPWRKPPTALPNNYDYAKKRLLNLEKQFKLKPREWEVYIKQMDDQLNRGVARLVPQSELDQDHADKKGMWFLPHFAVVKDSTTTPVRVVLDDKSRYQGHSLNDYLAKGNSVNSSIFDIGLRFRENEVGVIADISKMFQSFKLSKDDARYHRYLFRSTPDEEIKVYELQTVTFGDKPSPAAAVFALRHIANKHAHSEIDRVIKKQFYIDDLKDSLRSNSDVGQLKTDLTGALREGNLLIRKWLSNERQICDPEFIPHDGNATALDARAQRAA; this is encoded by the coding sequence ATGAACTTTACTCTCATAACGCCATCTAGTGAGCTGGAAGAATTTCTTGGCATTGCAAGTAGTCCTCTTGTGCCAAAATACTGTAGATGTGCCGCTGAGCGTGAAGACAAACATGCTACTGAGTTCATGAAAGATAGCTTGTCTCAATTGAACGATGGCACGTACAAAGTTTCGCTCCCTTGGCGAAAACCGCCGACCGCCTTGCCCAACAACTACGATTACGCCAAAAAACGTCTCCTGAATCTTGAgaaacaattcaaattgaaacCACGCGAGTGGGAAGTGTACATCAAACAGATGGATGATCAGCTGAATCGCGGTGTTGCACGTCTCGTACCACAATCCGAATTGGACCAAGATCATGCTGACAAAAAGGGAATGTGGTTTCTTCCACATTTTGCTGTTGTCAAAGATTCGACCACCACTCCAGTGCGTGTGGTACTTGACGACAAATCTCGTTACCAAGGTCATTCGTTAAATGATTACCTTGCAAAGGGAAACTCGGTGAACTCTAGCATTTTCGATATCGGGTTACGTTTCCGGGAAAACGAAGTTGGCGTCATTGCGgacatttcaaaaatgtttcagAGTTTCAAGCTTTCTAAAGACGACGCTCGATACCACCGCTATCTTTTCCGTAGTACACCGGATGAAGAAATCAAAGTGTATGAACTACAAACTGTCACATTTGGGGACAAACCGTCACCCGCAGCTGCTGTGTTTGCGCTAAGGCACATTGCAAATAAGCATGCGCATTCTGAAATCGACCGTGTTATCAAGAAACAGTTTTATATCGATGATCTGAAGGACAGCCTGAGGTCCAATAGCGATGTTGGACAGTTGAAAACCGATCTCACTGGAGCTTTACGAGAAGGAAATCTTCTGATACGGAAATGGTTATCTAACGAACGACAAATCTGCGACCCTGAGTTCATCCCACATGATGGTAATGCAACAgcccttgacgcaagggcccaacgcgccgcgtag
- the LOC135497057 gene encoding macro domain-containing protein CT2219-like, giving the protein MYPSKEEFLKMPVEEKRNFYKCRGNYVGLGDIPTWSTLAEEGKFDKTSKRRYQPSPSLNEKVSVWQGDITCLEVDAVVNAANESLLGGGGVDGAIQSAAGHQLVEETGKLGGCHCGHAKITGGYKLPASYVIHTVGPKGKHEAQLRSCYFRCLEVMRANGLKTLAFSSISTGLYGYPSEEAAEVALEAVRGFLDLHGNEIQRIIFCVFSQED; this is encoded by the coding sequence ATGTACCCGAGCAAGGAGGAGTTCCTTAAGATGCCTGTAGAAGAGAAGCGGAATTTCTACAAATGCCGAGGAAATTATGTGGGTTTAGGGGACATCCCAACATGGTCTACATTGGCAGAAGAAGGGAAGTTTGACAAGACGAGTAAACGCAGGTACCAACCTAGTCCCAGTCTTAATGAGAAGGTTTCAGTTTGGCAAGGTGACATTACATGCCTGGAGGTGGATGCTGTCGTAAATGCAGCTAACGAATCTCTCTTAGGAGGTGGAGGAGTTGATGGGGCAATCCAATCAGCAGCGGGCCATCAACTTGTTGAGGAAACAGGGAAACTGGGTGGTTGCCACTGCGGACATGCCAAGATAACGGGAGGATACAAGCTACCTGCCTCCTATGTTATTCATACAGTCGGTCCAAAAGGCAAACATGAAGCTCAGCTAAGGAGTTGTTACTTCAGGTGTCTGGAGGTCATGAGAGCGAATGGGTTAAAAACACTCGCCTTTTCTTCCATCTCGACTGGATTATATGGGTACCCCAGTGAAGAGGCTGCAGAAGTTGCTTTGGAAGCGGTTAGAGGGTTTCTAGATCTACATGGAAACGAAATACAGCGGATTATCTTCTGTGTGTTTTCACAAGAGGATTAA